A stretch of Candidatus Kryptoniota bacterium DNA encodes these proteins:
- a CDS encoding P-loop NTPase fold protein produces MKDLNIIRDIPSFADGSYSREDDAFDHEAIAETVFRVLNENDPPMTIGLFGSWGVGKTSIVNLVEAKCKNNPEVYHFVNFNAWAYSGDSLRRQLLLTLADSFIRDPEKKEEEIGKLRRLNYAKALEDSPGDSIEDLFKRLHEEGWSAFFKKVKANFKEAFRDVTLSKAGLVSLSFSALFLLAAVVFLAYGFAMKDGEIQRWSLLWFTLSAASFFKPKVEQVLVLKRQEVFDAKLIFPEQFEEHYNLLLHEYANDVQKVVIVIDDLDRCDPDTIRSVLVTLKNFMGKGKTIFLVPMDDSSVVRMFKETNPNFGYEQLRKYFSISVRIPPFRQEDLLDFARRVSRKIGIPPKVAWVAAQGYCHDAREMKHFFNLYKLKYALAEARLNKKFLPDVDLEKISEELAKLVVLEYQFPEFYHFISSNPEKFELMSDLARDIPRPELDKVDLKEVSGDLAKLDNPKISDLWRTQSGLKGFLSRTFDIALENFDVISKLKTSNQEYAVSDFARAIGSAVTGNEKINLDGYLTEEIARTNGSSITDVITSYFDPDFPRPTRVAFQISIDILKKNLLDHDQQSELLRSAVSIATNPSCSIKLSVNEALVFLDNLSYLGSRQQIEFGNKILSDVFLGASYHPEYWRILNHPAVKKILSASKNVGQRIAAATEKWFGGLKDNDARKIFLEGIAHLDWPKDERALMGLIFPSNNLLSELTALLMTDVPDFDHLIVDTVLNKKNPEDYSEEKIGLGKKMSNVLAQNIPAKTINPAFLLACSTIYEMPEWLDEQTAIIIGSQIINAFPDFKHDKGKQLLLDTLLVAYCSLDKYLPKKREFGENYLLYCDGLAPAEVILQAVRIKSGALAGEEAEKAILPQLFLRRWSSVLKEIDSPSESTIENARLCREFRYLIPASEYKDLILHLTKLPNQGALEKWSAFFTEELRTSELSELHLYLDQLRESLSSKSLATEMRLAYGELLIKLLLEFPVDEVKQHYEKLFLLLSDEDTMNVTFVADQFPTLSRRFGNDVPIQKANEVAETLLNRNDIGRYSRSIKILLGFATTVRQSIWEIVANKVIADLQNELKDVEHRWQLLELLSGLRTPVSHSDQLTKTLYEYREAGKVDQLKKKANELCGILTGRKIMQPYSPRRSHDTTAPSGFPGNGDRSTSSLKVTNAVYGTVSKSVDVTTKLNGLIRNNHLSATASNALGGDPNLEGLKRLVIIYEVGGKILKREYVENEKVELP; encoded by the coding sequence ATGAAAGATCTGAATATCATCAGAGATATTCCATCCTTTGCAGATGGGAGTTACTCTAGAGAAGATGATGCTTTCGATCACGAAGCAATAGCCGAGACAGTGTTCAGGGTGCTCAATGAGAATGACCCTCCAATGACGATAGGATTGTTTGGGAGCTGGGGAGTTGGGAAGACAAGCATCGTCAATTTGGTTGAGGCTAAATGTAAGAACAATCCCGAGGTGTACCATTTTGTCAACTTCAATGCTTGGGCATATTCAGGGGACTCGTTGCGCCGCCAGCTGCTATTGACATTAGCCGATTCCTTCATCAGAGATCCCGAAAAGAAAGAAGAGGAAATAGGAAAGCTCAGAAGGTTAAACTACGCTAAGGCCCTCGAGGATTCTCCGGGGGATTCAATTGAAGATCTGTTCAAGCGTCTGCACGAAGAAGGGTGGTCCGCTTTTTTCAAAAAAGTAAAAGCTAATTTCAAAGAAGCATTCCGCGACGTTACGCTTTCTAAAGCAGGGTTGGTTTCACTCTCCTTCTCTGCCCTGTTCTTGCTTGCTGCAGTTGTGTTTCTTGCCTATGGTTTCGCAATGAAGGATGGAGAAATCCAGAGGTGGAGCCTGCTTTGGTTTACATTGAGTGCAGCCAGCTTTTTCAAACCAAAGGTAGAACAGGTGCTGGTCTTAAAACGACAGGAAGTCTTCGATGCGAAACTCATTTTCCCGGAACAGTTTGAAGAACATTACAATTTGCTATTGCATGAGTATGCTAACGACGTGCAGAAAGTCGTCATCGTAATTGATGACCTCGACAGATGCGATCCGGACACGATAAGAAGTGTGCTTGTGACGCTTAAGAACTTCATGGGGAAAGGTAAGACTATATTCCTCGTCCCAATGGATGATTCTTCAGTCGTCAGGATGTTCAAAGAGACAAACCCCAATTTTGGTTATGAACAATTAAGAAAATATTTCAGCATATCAGTTAGAATTCCACCATTTCGTCAGGAGGATCTTCTGGATTTCGCCCGGCGGGTGTCAAGGAAGATCGGAATACCGCCAAAGGTTGCCTGGGTAGCTGCCCAGGGATATTGTCATGATGCCAGGGAGATGAAACACTTTTTCAACCTTTATAAACTGAAGTACGCACTCGCCGAAGCCAGATTGAACAAAAAGTTTTTGCCCGATGTCGATTTGGAGAAGATCAGTGAGGAGCTTGCAAAGCTGGTAGTACTGGAGTACCAGTTTCCGGAGTTTTACCATTTCATCTCGTCGAACCCTGAGAAGTTTGAACTTATGAGTGATTTGGCGCGCGATATACCGAGACCGGAATTGGACAAAGTGGATCTCAAAGAGGTTAGCGGGGATCTCGCAAAACTGGACAACCCAAAGATCTCCGATCTCTGGAGGACTCAATCTGGCCTGAAGGGGTTTCTCAGCAGAACCTTCGATATTGCTCTCGAGAATTTTGATGTCATTTCAAAACTAAAGACGAGCAATCAGGAATATGCCGTAAGTGACTTTGCACGAGCAATTGGAAGTGCGGTGACAGGTAACGAGAAGATTAATCTGGACGGATACTTGACGGAAGAAATTGCCAGGACAAATGGCTCGTCTATCACCGATGTCATAACAAGTTACTTTGATCCCGATTTCCCTCGACCTACGCGGGTAGCTTTCCAAATTTCTATAGATATCTTAAAGAAAAATCTGCTTGATCATGACCAGCAGTCGGAGCTCTTAAGGAGTGCCGTCAGCATTGCGACAAATCCGAGCTGCAGTATCAAGTTGAGCGTGAACGAGGCGCTCGTTTTCCTGGACAATCTGAGCTATCTGGGAAGCCGTCAGCAAATCGAATTTGGGAACAAGATTCTCTCGGATGTATTCCTCGGAGCCTCTTATCATCCGGAGTATTGGAGGATTCTAAACCATCCGGCGGTCAAGAAGATACTATCAGCCAGCAAAAATGTTGGACAAAGAATTGCTGCTGCCACTGAGAAATGGTTTGGTGGCCTCAAAGACAATGATGCAAGGAAGATATTCCTTGAAGGAATTGCTCATCTCGATTGGCCAAAGGACGAGCGCGCTTTAATGGGTCTCATTTTTCCATCCAACAATTTGCTTTCCGAATTGACCGCTTTGCTGATGACAGATGTTCCGGACTTCGATCATCTTATTGTTGACACCGTATTGAACAAGAAAAACCCGGAAGATTATTCTGAAGAAAAAATTGGTCTTGGCAAGAAGATGTCAAATGTTCTGGCACAAAACATTCCTGCCAAAACCATTAATCCGGCTTTCCTGCTCGCTTGCAGTACCATTTACGAAATGCCAGAGTGGTTGGACGAACAGACTGCCATCATCATCGGATCTCAAATAATCAATGCGTTCCCCGACTTTAAGCACGACAAGGGAAAACAATTATTGTTGGACACGTTGCTCGTAGCTTATTGTTCTCTCGACAAATACTTGCCGAAGAAGCGGGAGTTCGGAGAAAATTATCTACTGTATTGTGATGGTCTCGCCCCGGCGGAAGTGATTCTTCAGGCAGTTAGAATAAAATCAGGCGCACTCGCAGGTGAAGAAGCGGAGAAAGCAATCCTGCCACAGTTGTTTTTGAGAAGATGGTCCAGCGTTCTAAAAGAAATCGACTCGCCTAGTGAATCGACAATTGAGAACGCAAGATTGTGTCGAGAGTTTCGGTATCTTATCCCGGCTTCAGAATACAAGGATTTGATTTTGCATCTGACAAAACTTCCAAATCAAGGAGCTTTGGAAAAGTGGAGTGCTTTCTTCACCGAGGAGTTAAGGACTTCTGAACTTTCGGAATTGCACTTATATCTCGATCAGTTGCGAGAGAGCTTGTCCTCAAAATCACTCGCGACGGAAATGAGGCTCGCTTATGGCGAACTGCTTATTAAGCTGCTCCTTGAATTTCCCGTGGATGAAGTCAAGCAGCATTACGAAAAGCTCTTTCTCTTGCTCTCGGATGAAGACACTATGAATGTTACATTTGTCGCCGATCAGTTTCCAACTCTTAGTAGGAGATTCGGGAACGATGTCCCAATACAAAAAGCAAATGAGGTTGCAGAAACCCTCCTTAACAGGAATGATATTGGGCGATACTCCAGATCTATCAAGATCCTTCTGGGATTTGCGACCACCGTAAGACAGTCTATATGGGAAATCGTTGCTAACAAAGTAATAGCTGACCTACAAAATGAGTTAAAGGACGTTGAACACAGATGGCAGCTGTTGGAGCTCCTTTCTGGTCTCAGAACTCCGGTTTCTCATTCCGACCAACTGACTAAGACGTTATATGAATACAGAGAGGCTGGCAAGGTTGATCAGTTGAAGAAAAAAGCGAATGAATTGTGCGGCATCCTTACCGGCAGAAAAATAATGCAGCCATACTCACCGCGTCGTTCTCATGACACCACAGCACCATCTGGTTTCCCGGGAAATGGCGACAGATCGACGTCCTCGCTCAAAGTCACTAATGCGGTATATGGGACCGTCTCTAAGTCGGTGGATGTAACTACAAAACTGAACGGGCTTATTCGCAATAATCACTTGTCTGCAACTGCATCGAACGCACTTGGAGGAGATCCAAACCTAGAGGGTTTGAAACGGTTAGTGATAATATATGAGGTCGGTGGAAAGATACTTAAGAGAGAGTACGTCGAAAACGAGAAGGTTGAATTGCCTTAA
- a CDS encoding glycoside hydrolase family 125 protein: MSSRRDFIKRGGLAVAGISLARAGVMKDGINFSPIAYSDGFVSKRPPLKDRKFVSDAVEEKIRQVASGIGNAELAWIFANCYPNTLDTTINYSVDAGKPDTFVITGDINAMWLRDSSAQVWPYLPLAPHDAKLESLLAGVINRQNKCILIDPYANAFNFGPTGSEWDKDLTDMKPELHERKWEMDSLCYPIRLAYGYWKTTGETSCFDDNWKSAMKLVLNTFKQQQRKDGPGPYKFERVTAWQSDTVAGGGYGNPIRPVGLVCSMFRPSDDATIFPFLIPSNLFAALSLEHLSEMSKAFTGDIDFANSCLELSHEIRDAVSKYAIVNHPDYGEVYSYEVDGFGNRLFMDDANVPSLLSLPYLGCVSSDEKSYLNTRALVLSDDNPYFSKGKAGEGIGSPHTGLGKIWPIGVIMRAITSRNDQEISDCLKTLVNGSAGTGFMHESFDRDDAHKFTRSWFAWANTLFGEMIIDLYENKPHLLKS; the protein is encoded by the coding sequence ATGAGTTCTAGAAGGGACTTCATTAAGAGGGGTGGACTAGCTGTCGCCGGAATTTCACTAGCGCGTGCGGGAGTTATGAAAGATGGTATTAATTTTTCGCCTATCGCCTACTCCGACGGGTTTGTTTCAAAGAGACCGCCGCTCAAGGACAGAAAGTTCGTAAGCGACGCAGTTGAGGAGAAGATCCGGCAAGTGGCAAGCGGAATCGGGAACGCAGAACTCGCGTGGATCTTTGCAAATTGCTATCCGAATACACTTGATACGACGATTAACTACAGCGTCGATGCTGGGAAGCCCGACACATTTGTCATTACCGGAGATATCAATGCGATGTGGCTTCGCGACTCGAGCGCGCAGGTATGGCCGTATCTGCCGCTTGCGCCGCATGACGCCAAACTAGAATCGCTTCTCGCGGGAGTTATTAACAGGCAGAATAAATGCATCCTGATCGATCCGTACGCAAACGCGTTCAACTTCGGACCGACTGGAAGCGAGTGGGACAAAGATCTGACAGATATGAAGCCGGAACTTCATGAGCGGAAGTGGGAAATGGATTCTCTGTGTTACCCGATAAGACTCGCATATGGCTACTGGAAGACAACCGGCGAAACTTCGTGCTTCGACGACAATTGGAAGAGCGCGATGAAATTGGTGCTCAATACGTTCAAGCAGCAACAGCGCAAAGATGGACCGGGTCCTTACAAATTCGAACGTGTGACTGCCTGGCAGAGCGACACGGTCGCGGGCGGAGGATACGGAAACCCCATCAGGCCGGTTGGATTAGTCTGTTCCATGTTTCGCCCTTCAGATGACGCGACCATTTTCCCGTTCTTGATTCCTTCAAATCTTTTTGCGGCGCTGTCACTCGAACACCTTTCTGAAATGTCAAAAGCCTTCACGGGCGATATTGATTTCGCAAATAGCTGCTTGGAATTATCACACGAGATCCGCGATGCTGTCTCCAAGTACGCCATTGTAAATCATCCGGACTACGGTGAGGTATATTCTTACGAGGTTGACGGTTTCGGCAACCGCCTTTTTATGGACGACGCGAATGTGCCGAGTCTTCTTTCGCTTCCATATCTAGGTTGCGTGTCGTCCGACGAAAAGTCATATCTCAATACTCGAGCGCTTGTGCTGTCCGATGACAACCCTTATTTCTCGAAAGGGAAGGCAGGCGAGGGAATTGGAAGCCCGCACACCGGACTCGGAAAAATATGGCCGATAGGTGTTATCATGCGGGCAATAACATCCCGGAATGATCAGGAAATTTCAGATTGTCTCAAGACACTCGTGAACGGAAGTGCGGGGACAGGTTTCATGCACGAGTCCTTCGACAGGGACGATGCTCACAAATTTACGAGAAGCTGGTTCGCCTGGGCTAACACGCTCTTCGGCGAGATGATCATAGATCTGTATGAGAACAAACCGCATCTGTTGAAGAGTTGA
- a CDS encoding oligopeptide transporter, OPT family, which yields MEQNDAGIKGLPENAFRELKEGEEYNPIMSPGKKYPEVTKWSVGWGLVMAVLFSAAAAYSGLKIGQVFEAAIPVAILAVGVTGLARKADGLGQNVIIQSIGGCSGSVVAGAIFTIPALYILALPASYFQMFVASALGGFIGILFLIPFRRYFVKDMHGILPFPEGTATTEILVAGEKGGKEAMVLVISGIVGGAFDFLFSAFGWWSEVITTRMFDWGKLLSDKVKLVAKLDVSAMVLGLGYIIGLKYSAIIVAGSFLSWFVFVPLVYDIGQHLTSPLGAAATKLISQMSPEEIFRLYVRPIGIGGIAMAGVVGIIRSSRIIAGAFKLAYKEIVHRKSGEGELSLRTQTDIRMLWVVTLVIIAALAIFAFFWLGVVPSPRQALVALLVVTIISFLFTTVAANAIAIVGTNPVSGMTLMTLILSSLVLVQIGLTGEAGMLSAMIIGGVVCTALSVAGSFITDLKIGYWLGSTPKKQETWKFLGVTVSAATVGGVILILNQAYGFTGEHGLVAPQANAMAAVIRPLMSNAETPWMLYAVGAVIALLLVILKVPPLAFALGMYIPQELNTPLLVGGAIAWFVSTRSKNEKLNTARLHRGTLIASGFIAGGALLGVLNAFLRFTDQQWRFGYSGWYNARWADSTNGELIGLFMFVLLCGYAFWDSMRAKES from the coding sequence ATGGAACAGAACGATGCGGGTATTAAAGGACTTCCTGAAAATGCGTTCCGGGAACTCAAGGAAGGCGAAGAGTACAACCCGATAATGTCGCCTGGGAAGAAATACCCGGAGGTGACAAAGTGGTCAGTAGGCTGGGGACTGGTAATGGCTGTGCTCTTTTCCGCAGCCGCGGCATACTCGGGACTGAAGATCGGCCAGGTCTTCGAAGCTGCAATACCGGTCGCGATCCTGGCAGTCGGAGTAACCGGACTCGCGCGTAAAGCAGACGGCCTCGGGCAAAATGTCATTATCCAATCTATCGGAGGTTGTTCGGGAAGCGTAGTAGCAGGGGCGATATTCACGATCCCCGCGCTTTATATTCTTGCACTTCCCGCTAGCTATTTCCAGATGTTCGTTGCGTCCGCGCTGGGCGGTTTTATCGGAATCTTGTTTCTGATTCCGTTCAGACGATATTTCGTAAAGGATATGCACGGAATACTTCCTTTCCCCGAAGGAACAGCTACAACGGAGATACTCGTCGCCGGTGAAAAGGGAGGAAAGGAAGCGATGGTCCTGGTGATAAGCGGGATCGTCGGAGGTGCGTTCGATTTTCTCTTCAGCGCGTTCGGCTGGTGGTCCGAAGTTATCACGACTCGCATGTTCGATTGGGGAAAACTTCTCTCAGATAAAGTGAAATTGGTGGCTAAACTGGATGTATCCGCGATGGTGCTCGGATTGGGATATATCATCGGTCTTAAGTATTCAGCCATAATCGTCGCTGGTTCGTTCCTTTCGTGGTTTGTGTTTGTCCCGCTTGTGTACGACATCGGCCAGCATCTGACGAGCCCGCTGGGTGCAGCTGCAACAAAGTTGATTTCGCAGATGAGTCCGGAGGAAATATTCCGCCTGTACGTGAGACCTATTGGAATCGGCGGGATAGCAATGGCGGGGGTCGTGGGAATAATCCGTTCTTCCAGGATAATCGCCGGCGCCTTTAAGCTTGCATATAAGGAAATTGTTCACCGCAAGTCCGGAGAAGGTGAGTTGTCATTGAGGACTCAAACTGACATCAGGATGCTTTGGGTCGTCACTCTCGTGATCATTGCTGCGCTCGCTATCTTTGCATTCTTTTGGTTGGGAGTAGTTCCGTCGCCGCGACAGGCGCTCGTCGCGCTTCTTGTAGTGACAATCATTTCGTTTCTGTTCACTACGGTCGCCGCGAACGCGATCGCAATTGTTGGAACGAACCCGGTCTCCGGAATGACGCTGATGACGCTCATACTCTCTTCACTTGTATTGGTTCAGATCGGACTCACAGGCGAGGCGGGGATGCTGAGCGCGATGATAATCGGCGGAGTTGTGTGCACAGCTCTTTCCGTTGCGGGATCGTTCATCACTGATCTGAAGATCGGATACTGGCTTGGCTCCACTCCGAAAAAGCAGGAAACCTGGAAATTCCTTGGCGTCACGGTCTCTGCAGCGACCGTTGGAGGAGTTATCCTAATTCTGAACCAGGCATATGGCTTTACCGGCGAGCACGGGCTCGTGGCACCACAGGCGAATGCTATGGCCGCCGTGATCAGGCCACTTATGTCGAATGCAGAAACACCTTGGATGCTTTACGCTGTAGGAGCCGTTATCGCATTGCTTCTCGTGATATTGAAAGTCCCGCCTCTTGCGTTCGCACTCGGAATGTACATCCCCCAGGAATTGAATACTCCGCTCCTCGTCGGAGGCGCGATAGCATGGTTCGTATCTACTCGCTCGAAGAACGAGAAACTAAACACGGCCCGACTTCACAGGGGAACTCTGATCGCGTCCGGATTTATTGCCGGTGGCGCACTTCTCGGAGTCCTCAACGCGTTCCTGAGATTTACCGACCAGCAGTGGAGGTTCGGATATTCAGGATGGTACAACGCACGCTGGGCTGATTCCACAAACGGAGAACTGATCGGATTATTCATGTTCGTTCTTCTTTGCGGTTATGCATTCTGGGATTCGATGCGGGCAAAAGAGAGCTGA
- the pepT gene encoding peptidase T: protein MSETVLDRFLRYVVIDTQSKEDSTTYPSTSKQFDLLNLLVTELKSLGASYVSIDKYGYVMAQLPSNVTKNVPPIGFISHVDTSPEVSDTNVKPQVIENYRGGDIVLPGDSNIVIRESENASLKLAIGKSIVTSDGKTLLGADDKAGVAVIMTAVQEFMANKNIPHGELKIGFTPDEEVGAGTKYFDMKKFGAQFAYTVDGDTPGELNKETFSANSCVITVHGRDIHPGTAKGIMVNSVRVISEIIARLPKNLSPEMTEGYEPYIHPYVLEGGVGKSSVKILFRDFKTDGLEELKKIVDKVISEIQPLFPNAKINVQVTEQYRNMRDGVEKDPRVADYLFDAAKRAGLSPQWKPIRGGTDGSKLTESGLPTPNIFTGGANYHSRTEWVNVWGMEKAVETVLNVAQIWAENSN from the coding sequence ATGAGCGAGACTGTACTGGACAGGTTCCTTAGATACGTCGTGATAGATACTCAATCGAAAGAAGATTCGACTACATATCCGAGCACCTCAAAACAATTCGATTTATTGAACCTTTTAGTCACGGAGTTGAAGTCACTCGGCGCCTCGTACGTGAGCATCGACAAGTATGGTTATGTTATGGCACAGTTACCATCAAATGTCACGAAGAATGTACCGCCGATCGGTTTTATCTCGCATGTCGACACATCACCTGAAGTTAGTGACACGAATGTGAAGCCCCAGGTTATCGAGAACTACAGAGGCGGAGATATCGTACTGCCGGGAGATAGTAACATAGTTATTCGGGAATCGGAAAATGCTTCATTGAAACTTGCGATTGGAAAGAGCATTGTTACAAGCGATGGTAAAACACTGTTGGGCGCAGATGATAAGGCCGGAGTAGCTGTGATCATGACTGCTGTCCAGGAATTTATGGCTAATAAGAATATTCCTCACGGTGAATTAAAAATCGGATTTACTCCGGATGAGGAAGTCGGCGCCGGTACAAAATATTTCGACATGAAAAAATTTGGAGCTCAGTTCGCATACACCGTGGACGGTGACACGCCTGGCGAGCTAAACAAGGAGACATTCAGCGCGAATTCATGTGTCATCACGGTTCACGGCCGCGACATTCATCCCGGAACGGCAAAAGGTATCATGGTGAATTCTGTCCGCGTTATCTCGGAAATCATAGCCCGTCTTCCGAAGAACCTCTCGCCGGAAATGACTGAAGGCTATGAGCCCTATATTCATCCGTATGTACTCGAAGGCGGCGTCGGCAAGTCTTCCGTGAAAATCCTTTTCCGCGATTTCAAAACGGACGGTCTTGAGGAACTAAAGAAAATTGTGGATAAAGTAATCTCCGAGATTCAGCCCTTGTTTCCAAACGCGAAGATCAACGTGCAGGTTACCGAACAGTATCGGAATATGCGTGACGGCGTTGAAAAGGATCCGCGTGTAGCAGACTATCTTTTCGATGCGGCGAAAAGAGCCGGTCTTTCGCCCCAATGGAAACCGATCCGCGGCGGCACAGACGGATCGAAGCTTACCGAAAGCGGATTGCCAACACCAAACATCTTTACGGGCGGCGCAAATTATCACAGCCGCACTGAGTGGGTGAATGTGTGGGGAATGGAAAAGGCAGTCGAAACCGTCCTCAACGTGGCTCAAATTTGGGCTGAAAACTCGAATTGA
- a CDS encoding ROK family protein codes for MDFKSDKRTVMTLDAGGTNFVFTAMRGNKQVVDDITLPSNADNLDKCLASIVDGFRQMKENLKAKPVAISFAFPGPADYPNGIIGDLPNLRAFRGGVALGPMLADKFRLPVFLNNDGDLYAYGEAIAGFLPKINRLLKEAGSPKRYKNLLGLTLGTGFGAGIVRDGDLFIGDNSCAGEIWLLRNKIDPRTNIEENASIRAVKRVYAKEAGIRFEESPEPKDIYEICKGSKPGNKPAAFTAFRTMAEAAGDAISNAITLIDGLVVIGGGLSGASDVFMPFLVNEMNSTFVSPDGSRFRRLLANVYDLQDTDSLQKFLKGSTKEIPVYGTSKRVKYDPEKRIGVGISEIGTSKAVSIGAYAFALAMLDR; via the coding sequence ATGGATTTCAAGAGTGACAAGCGAACGGTGATGACTCTGGATGCCGGCGGCACGAACTTCGTATTCACGGCGATGCGGGGAAACAAGCAGGTCGTCGACGATATCACTCTCCCGTCGAATGCCGACAACCTCGACAAGTGCCTTGCTTCGATTGTCGACGGCTTCCGGCAGATGAAGGAAAATTTGAAGGCGAAGCCGGTCGCGATAAGTTTTGCGTTTCCCGGACCGGCGGATTATCCGAATGGCATTATCGGAGATCTCCCGAACCTTCGGGCATTTCGCGGCGGCGTCGCGCTCGGTCCGATGTTGGCCGATAAATTTCGGCTCCCGGTCTTTCTCAACAATGACGGGGACCTTTACGCGTACGGGGAGGCCATTGCAGGTTTCTTGCCCAAAATCAACCGGCTCCTTAAAGAAGCGGGAAGTCCTAAAAGATATAAGAACCTTCTCGGCCTCACCCTCGGAACGGGATTTGGCGCCGGGATTGTCCGCGATGGAGACCTTTTCATTGGCGACAACTCCTGCGCGGGCGAAATTTGGCTCCTCAGGAACAAGATCGATCCGAGAACGAATATTGAAGAGAACGCAAGCATTCGTGCAGTGAAGCGAGTCTACGCGAAGGAGGCGGGAATTAGGTTCGAAGAGTCGCCCGAGCCGAAGGACATTTATGAGATTTGCAAAGGCTCAAAGCCCGGAAACAAACCGGCCGCATTCACGGCGTTCCGCACGATGGCCGAAGCGGCGGGCGACGCGATCTCCAACGCGATCACCTTGATCGATGGACTAGTCGTAATCGGAGGCGGACTTTCAGGCGCGTCGGATGTCTTCATGCCTTTTTTGGTGAATGAAATGAATAGTACGTTTGTGAGTCCGGATGGATCCAGATTCAGGCGCCTGCTTGCAAATGTCTACGATCTTCAGGATACCGATTCTCTTCAGAAATTTCTGAAGGGTTCAACGAAAGAGATTCCCGTTTACGGGACGAGCAAACGTGTGAAGTACGATCCGGAAAAAAGAATCGGCGTCGGGATCTCTGAGATCGGCACAAGCAAAGCGGTTTCCATCGGAGCATACGCATTCGCTTTAGCAATGCTAGATAGATGA
- a CDS encoding MFS transporter, with amino-acid sequence MKSKTFPLFLAFLVMGVADSMGPMSDAVKNQYQLNNVVSTLLPFFVFIAFAVFSVPGGVLAARIGKKNLLLLGLGLNIVATVVPTFMDPGFTLLLGCIFVLGVGTTLLQVAGNPIMRDVSPEGSYSRNLALAQGIKGVGSSGSAYLVGLVLVLPLFAKMGWRGAFPVFFLLMVLAFIFVASMKVVETKAEKPPGISSSLALMKEPVFYLAVLGIFLYVGAEVSMGRFLKPTLEGFGLGPDTAALLGPTFFFGALTIGRLAAGAIKTSPRSLFRISAALGLVGVILVMTDTKLFSLAGAILGGLGFANIWPMLFSITVEEKPERASELSGLMCMAISGGAIIPLVMGKLVDSGWAALAYAIPGLCFLYLLLLSLKGARKVAAA; translated from the coding sequence ATGAAATCCAAAACCTTTCCGCTGTTCCTCGCATTTCTTGTGATGGGAGTTGCGGACTCTATGGGGCCAATGTCGGACGCGGTGAAGAACCAGTATCAGTTGAATAACGTTGTCTCGACTCTTTTGCCGTTCTTTGTCTTCATAGCCTTTGCCGTGTTCAGTGTGCCGGGGGGTGTGCTCGCGGCAAGGATCGGAAAGAAGAACCTGCTCCTGCTGGGATTGGGACTCAATATCGTCGCTACTGTTGTCCCGACGTTCATGGATCCTGGGTTTACTCTTTTGCTAGGCTGCATATTTGTTCTTGGAGTGGGCACGACGCTCCTGCAGGTTGCGGGGAATCCCATCATGCGGGATGTGAGTCCTGAAGGATCATACAGCAGGAACCTCGCTCTCGCACAAGGCATCAAAGGAGTTGGCTCCTCAGGTTCTGCCTATCTTGTCGGTTTGGTATTGGTCCTCCCCTTGTTTGCGAAAATGGGTTGGCGCGGAGCGTTCCCCGTATTCTTTCTGCTGATGGTGCTGGCATTCATATTCGTCGCGTCGATGAAGGTGGTCGAAACAAAGGCCGAGAAACCACCAGGCATAAGCTCGTCTCTTGCGCTCATGAAGGAACCGGTATTTTACTTGGCAGTACTGGGGATTTTCTTGTACGTGGGAGCCGAGGTGAGTATGGGGCGCTTTCTCAAACCCACACTCGAGGGATTCGGACTTGGACCCGACACGGCTGCGCTTCTTGGTCCGACTTTCTTTTTCGGTGCGCTAACGATCGGACGGCTCGCTGCTGGCGCGATTAAGACGAGTCCGCGATCACTTTTCAGGATTTCTGCTGCACTCGGACTTGTCGGCGTCATCCTGGTAATGACCGACACAAAACTATTCTCACTCGCCGGCGCAATCCTTGGCGGACTTGGATTTGCCAACATCTGGCCGATGCTGTTCTCGATAACCGTCGAAGAGAAACCTGAGCGGGCGAGCGAACTGTCGGGATTGATGTGCATGGCCATAAGCGGCGGCGCGATCATTCCTCTCGTCATGGGTAAGCTGGTCGACAGCGGATGGGCCGCACTCGCGTATGCCATACCCGGATTGTGCTTCTTGTACCTCCTACTTCTTTCATTGAAAGGTGCGCGCAAGGTTGCGGCAGCGTGA